In the Phaeobacter gallaeciensis genome, one interval contains:
- a CDS encoding LysR family transcriptional regulator, which yields MEWFSLPPLAALRAFSAFAETSNVVKAGAALNVSHAAISQQLRALERHMGVALLDRSGRALRLTREGEHLARGLQLGFSAIQTAVQDLTVSGAQRPLHVSCTPMFAAQWLMPRLAEFRALHPEVDMVLDPSGELVELTPGGIDIALRYGSGDWSGLAAEMLLQSPMSVVAAPDLLDGRSVSSPQDLLDFPWLEELGTTEAAKWLVSRGVVDALRGPRVRLPGNLLMEAVRGGQGAAVSVRAFVEEDIRAGRLVDLFTEDDTRGYHIVTRPGVLRSQARKFIAWLRKHRQVPNAVAEDDTGDN from the coding sequence ATGGAGTGGTTTAGCCTGCCGCCTCTAGCTGCGCTCAGAGCCTTTTCTGCCTTTGCCGAAACGTCGAATGTGGTGAAGGCAGGGGCGGCGCTGAATGTCAGCCACGCTGCCATTAGCCAACAGCTCAGGGCACTGGAACGCCATATGGGCGTGGCGCTTCTGGACCGCAGTGGCCGGGCGCTGCGGCTGACGCGCGAGGGGGAGCATCTGGCGCGCGGACTGCAACTGGGGTTCAGTGCGATTCAGACAGCGGTTCAGGACCTGACCGTTTCTGGCGCGCAGCGGCCGTTACATGTCAGTTGCACGCCGATGTTTGCGGCACAGTGGCTCATGCCGCGCCTTGCAGAGTTCCGCGCCCTGCATCCTGAGGTGGATATGGTGCTGGACCCAAGTGGCGAACTGGTCGAACTGACGCCGGGCGGGATCGACATTGCGCTGCGTTATGGTTCTGGCGATTGGTCCGGGTTGGCGGCTGAGATGTTGCTGCAATCGCCGATGTCCGTGGTTGCGGCGCCGGATCTACTTGATGGGCGTAGCGTGTCTTCGCCGCAGGACCTGCTCGATTTTCCCTGGCTTGAGGAATTGGGAACCACGGAGGCGGCCAAATGGCTTGTCTCCCGTGGTGTCGTCGACGCCCTACGTGGCCCCCGGGTCCGGCTGCCTGGAAATCTTCTGATGGAGGCGGTGCGCGGCGGGCAGGGCGCGGCGGTCAGCGTGCGCGCCTTTGTCGAAGAGGACATCAGGGCAGGGCGGCTGGTGGACCTGTTCACAGAGGACGACACGCGCGGTTATCACATCGTGACCCGGCCCGGCGTGTTGCGGTCGCAGGCCCGCAAATTCATCGCCTGGCTCAGGAAGCACCGGCAGGTTCCGAATGCTGTGGCGGAGGATGACACCGGCGATAACTGA
- a CDS encoding DMT family transporter, producing MSDRSSSPLPAAPSLVLASAGVLFASLCFGALPFFARSLTEQGMPPHIIAFYRFTLAAVVLSPLLFLHRDKARAILWGMAAGALMGLGWIGYVSALRSAPVSVVGVLYMTYPVFTLLIAWVLFRDRPPLRAVWAAGLIVVAATIASGPGAVPAAALPALAISLAAPLGFGFGITVLVYRLTVLPPLARIAAVSLGSVLGLLPLVMTTDAAAMVPNSGEGWLLLLGISLGTALVPQLVYSVCSPMIGAARTAVIGSIELPTMFAVGVIAFGERISLAQAIACALILAAIMLSSQTRRTVAPHRAGP from the coding sequence ATGTCAGATCGCTCTTCCAGCCCGCTTCCTGCCGCGCCATCGCTTGTTCTAGCCAGCGCGGGCGTGCTGTTTGCTTCGCTCTGCTTCGGCGCGCTGCCGTTCTTTGCCCGCAGCCTGACCGAACAGGGCATGCCGCCCCACATCATCGCCTTTTACCGTTTCACCCTGGCGGCAGTGGTCCTCTCGCCGCTGCTGTTCCTGCACCGGGACAAAGCCCGCGCAATCCTGTGGGGGATGGCGGCCGGGGCACTGATGGGGCTTGGCTGGATTGGATATGTCAGCGCCCTGCGCAGCGCGCCGGTCTCCGTGGTCGGGGTTCTTTACATGACCTACCCGGTGTTCACGCTGCTGATCGCCTGGGTGCTGTTTCGTGACAGACCGCCCCTGCGCGCCGTCTGGGCCGCCGGTCTGATCGTGGTTGCCGCGACAATCGCCAGCGGCCCGGGTGCGGTCCCTGCTGCCGCGCTGCCCGCCTTGGCGATTTCTCTGGCGGCGCCCTTGGGGTTTGGATTTGGCATCACCGTGCTAGTCTACCGGCTGACCGTTCTTCCGCCTTTGGCCCGGATCGCGGCGGTCTCGTTAGGATCCGTTCTGGGCCTCTTACCGCTGGTGATGACGACGGATGCGGCTGCAATGGTCCCCAACAGCGGCGAAGGCTGGCTTTTGTTGCTGGGGATCAGCCTCGGCACGGCGCTGGTGCCGCAGTTGGTCTATTCCGTCTGCAGCCCGATGATCGGCGCCGCGCGCACAGCTGTCATTGGCAGCATCGAACTGCCAACCATGTTCGCGGTAGGTGTCATCGCCTTTGGAGAGCGGATCTCTCTGGCGCAGGCCATCGCGTGCGCCCTGATCCTTGCGGCGATCATGCTGAGCAGCCAGACTAGGCGCACGGTCGCCCCCCACAGGGCAGGCCCCTGA
- the ccoP gene encoding cytochrome-c oxidase, cbb3-type subunit III — protein MSKKPQKFDSDPKTTGHQWDGIEEFDNPMPRWWLYTFYLCIIWGIGYTIAYPAWPMINSATAGVLGWSTRADVASEIAAVEEANAPTNAKLVETDLTEISADPDLNAYAVSAGSAVFKTWCAQCHGSGAAGAKGYPNLLDDDWLWGGSVEDIHATVAHGIRNEDSDDARYSAMPAFGRDELLEAEEIDQVVNYVMSLSGEAQDASKVEAGAVVFEDNCSSCHMEDGTGDRAQGAPNLADAIWLYGGDYDTLTETVTNARYGVMPAWNLRLSEAEIRAVTAYVHQLGGGE, from the coding sequence ATGAGTAAGAAACCACAAAAGTTCGATAGCGATCCGAAGACAACCGGCCATCAATGGGACGGGATCGAAGAGTTCGACAATCCGATGCCGCGCTGGTGGCTCTACACCTTCTACCTCTGCATCATCTGGGGCATTGGTTACACCATCGCCTATCCGGCATGGCCGATGATCAACTCGGCCACGGCCGGGGTGCTGGGCTGGTCGACCCGTGCAGATGTGGCCAGTGAAATCGCGGCCGTGGAAGAGGCAAACGCCCCGACCAATGCCAAGCTGGTCGAAACCGACCTGACCGAGATTTCGGCGGACCCGGATCTGAATGCCTATGCGGTGTCGGCTGGCTCCGCCGTGTTCAAGACCTGGTGTGCCCAGTGTCACGGATCTGGCGCTGCAGGTGCCAAGGGTTATCCCAACCTGCTGGACGACGACTGGCTTTGGGGTGGTTCGGTGGAAGACATCCACGCGACCGTGGCCCACGGCATCCGCAACGAGGACAGCGACGATGCGCGCTACTCCGCGATGCCTGCCTTTGGCCGGGATGAGCTGCTCGAAGCCGAAGAGATCGATCAGGTCGTGAACTACGTCATGTCCCTGTCGGGCGAAGCGCAGGATGCCTCCAAAGTCGAAGCAGGCGCTGTTGTTTTTGAAGACAACTGTTCGTCCTGCCACATGGAAGACGGCACCGGTGATCGCGCTCAGGGCGCTCCGAACCTGGCCGATGCGATCTGGCTCTATGGCGGCGATTACGACACGCTGACGGAGACCGTGACCAATGCGCGTTACGGTGTGATGCCGGCCTGGAACCTCCGCCTCAGCGAGGCCGAGATCCGCGCGGTTACCGCCTATGTACACCAGCTGGGTGGCGGCGAATAA
- a CDS encoding CcoQ/FixQ family Cbb3-type cytochrome c oxidase assembly chaperone codes for MEEYTLLRQFADSWMLLMLFAFFIGVVVWVFRPGSNRVYRDTADIPFRHDDKPAPAKGKAKEART; via the coding sequence ATGGAAGAATACACACTCCTGCGGCAGTTCGCAGACAGCTGGATGCTGTTGATGCTGTTCGCTTTTTTCATCGGGGTCGTTGTCTGGGTGTTCCGCCCAGGCAGCAACCGGGTCTACCGCGACACGGCAGATATCCCCTTCCGGCATGACGACAAACCCGCCCCAGCAAAGGGTAAAGCCAAGGAGGCGCGGACATGA
- the ccoO gene encoding cytochrome-c oxidase, cbb3-type subunit II, producing the protein MAILDKHKILETNATLLLVCSFLVVTIGGLVQIAPLFWLENTIEEVEGMRPYTPLEMAGREVYIREGCYVCHSQMIRPMRDEVERYGHYSLAAESMYDHPFQWGSKRTGPDLARVGGRYSDEWHVDHLRNPQSVVPESVMPKYGFLERTMLDGKYIGDIMATNAILGVPYTDEMVEAAQADFMAQADPDSDYDGLMERYGEDINVRNFDGQPGVSEADALIAYLQMLGTLVDFSTFTPDASR; encoded by the coding sequence ATGGCAATTCTCGACAAACATAAAATCCTCGAGACCAACGCGACCCTCCTTCTGGTGTGCAGCTTCCTGGTTGTGACCATCGGTGGTCTGGTGCAGATCGCACCGCTGTTCTGGCTGGAAAACACCATCGAAGAGGTGGAGGGCATGCGTCCCTACACCCCGCTGGAGATGGCTGGTCGCGAAGTCTACATCCGTGAAGGCTGCTACGTCTGCCACAGCCAGATGATCCGCCCCATGCGGGACGAGGTCGAACGCTATGGTCACTACTCGCTGGCGGCGGAATCGATGTACGATCACCCGTTCCAGTGGGGGTCCAAGCGGACCGGGCCGGATCTGGCCCGTGTCGGTGGCCGCTACTCGGATGAGTGGCACGTGGACCACCTGCGCAATCCGCAGTCGGTGGTGCCGGAATCGGTGATGCCCAAATATGGCTTCCTTGAGCGGACCATGCTGGACGGCAAATACATCGGTGACATCATGGCCACCAATGCGATCCTGGGCGTGCCCTACACCGACGAGATGGTCGAAGCCGCGCAAGCCGACTTCATGGCGCAAGCGGATCCCGACAGCGATTACGACGGCCTGATGGAGCGCTATGGCGAAGACATCAATGTGCGTAACTTTGATGGCCAGCCGGGTGTTTCCGAAGCTGACGCTCTGATCGCCTATCTGCAGATGCTGGGGACTCTGGTCGACTTCTCGACCTTCACCCCGGATGCAAGCCGCTAA
- the ccoN gene encoding cytochrome-c oxidase, cbb3-type subunit I, with product MSNYLKLIALGLVTLFAMIGINYARDLAYQVHAIIVMLVAGGLFLYTLRKTDEPVPATGNLEHEYFDSVVRYGVIATAFWGVVGFLAGTFIAFQLAFPVLNFDWAQGFANFGRLRPLHTSAVIFAFGGNALLATSFYVVQRTSAARLWGGNLAWFVFWGYQLFIVLAATGYVLGGTQSKEYAEPEWYVDLWLTIVWVAYLAVFLGTLIKRKEPHIYVANWFYLAFIVTVAMLHVVNNLTIPVSIWGSKSVIVWPGVQDAMVQWWYGHNAVGFFLTAGFLGMMYYFIPKQAERPVFSYKLSIIHFWALIFIYIWAGPHHLHYTALPDWASTLGMVFSIVLWMPSWGGMINGLMTLSGAWDKLRTDPVIRMMVISVGFYGMSTFEGPMMSIRAVNSLSHYTDWTIGHVHSGALGWNGMITFGALYFLVPVLWKRERLYSLQMVSWHFWLATIGIVLYAASMWVTGIMEGLMWREVDANGFLVNSFADTVAAKLPMYVVRGLGGVMYLTGAIIMCYNLIMTVRRAPAKEASLSVSVPAE from the coding sequence ATGTCTAATTATCTCAAGCTGATAGCGCTTGGTCTGGTCACGCTCTTTGCGATGATCGGGATCAACTATGCGCGCGATCTGGCTTACCAGGTGCACGCGATCATCGTGATGCTCGTGGCTGGTGGGCTTTTCCTCTACACACTTCGCAAGACGGATGAGCCGGTACCGGCCACCGGCAATCTGGAGCACGAATATTTCGATAGCGTCGTGCGCTACGGGGTCATTGCCACCGCCTTTTGGGGCGTTGTTGGTTTTCTGGCGGGCACGTTTATTGCCTTCCAGCTGGCCTTTCCGGTTCTGAACTTCGACTGGGCGCAGGGCTTTGCCAACTTTGGCCGTCTGCGTCCGCTGCACACCTCGGCGGTGATCTTCGCCTTCGGGGGCAACGCGCTTCTGGCAACCTCTTTCTATGTCGTTCAGCGCACCTCCGCGGCGCGGCTTTGGGGCGGCAACTTGGCGTGGTTCGTGTTCTGGGGCTATCAGCTGTTCATCGTTCTGGCCGCAACCGGCTATGTCCTGGGCGGGACCCAGTCCAAGGAATACGCCGAGCCGGAATGGTATGTTGACCTGTGGCTGACCATCGTATGGGTCGCCTATCTTGCTGTATTCCTGGGCACGCTGATCAAGCGGAAAGAGCCGCATATCTACGTCGCCAACTGGTTCTACCTGGCCTTCATCGTGACCGTCGCGATGCTGCACGTGGTCAACAACCTGACTATCCCGGTCTCCATCTGGGGGTCCAAATCGGTCATCGTCTGGCCCGGCGTGCAGGATGCGATGGTGCAGTGGTGGTATGGCCACAACGCGGTGGGCTTCTTCCTGACCGCTGGCTTCCTCGGGATGATGTACTATTTCATCCCGAAACAGGCCGAACGTCCCGTGTTCAGCTACAAACTGTCGATCATCCACTTCTGGGCGCTGATCTTCATCTACATCTGGGCTGGTCCGCACCACCTGCACTACACCGCGCTGCCTGACTGGGCCTCGACCCTTGGCATGGTGTTCTCGATCGTGCTGTGGATGCCGTCCTGGGGTGGTATGATCAACGGTCTGATGACCCTGTCGGGTGCCTGGGACAAGCTGCGCACCGACCCCGTCATCCGCATGATGGTGATCTCGGTCGGCTTCTACGGCATGTCCACCTTCGAAGGTCCGATGATGTCGATCCGCGCCGTGAACTCGCTGTCGCACTACACCGACTGGACCATCGGTCACGTACACTCCGGCGCTCTTGGCTGGAATGGCATGATCACCTTCGGTGCCCTCTACTTCCTGGTGCCGGTTCTGTGGAAACGTGAGCGTCTCTACTCGCTGCAGATGGTGTCCTGGCACTTCTGGCTCGCCACCATCGGTATCGTTCTCTATGCCGCCTCCATGTGGGTGACCGGCATCATGGAAGGCCTGATGTGGCGCGAAGTGGATGCGAATGGCTTCCTGGTGAACTCCTTTGCCGACACCGTGGCTGCAAAGCTTCCGATGTATGTGGTGCGCGGTCTAGGCGGGGTCATGTACCTCACCGGTGCGATCATCATGTGCTACAACCTCATCATGACCGTCCGTCGGGCGCCGGCCAAAGAAGCCAGCCTGTCGGTCTCGGTCCCGGCTGAATAA
- a CDS encoding universal stress protein → MTYKTFLSVLTNQNTAAAPLAQAAALAEHFSGHTEVLCLGVDRTQTGYYYAGANAMIIQEAMVRAQEEAAEVQTHAAEVMERSGTPFSTDIAIAPVADLGRHVAHHARFSDLVVLGKPYGEGIGVEAEPVVEAALFEGRTPVLVVPDDAEPITQPKTVLLAWNESIEAMTAIRKALPFLEGAEVARIVVIDPPQHSPERSDPGGMLAQMLSRHGVKCEIDVLSKTMPRVSDILNRHATDTGADMIVMGAYGHSRFREAILGGATRNMLEKATVPVFMAH, encoded by the coding sequence ATGACCTACAAAACCTTCTTATCCGTTCTGACTAACCAGAACACCGCCGCAGCTCCGCTGGCTCAGGCCGCCGCTCTGGCAGAGCATTTTTCCGGCCATACCGAGGTTCTGTGCCTTGGCGTGGACCGGACCCAAACGGGGTACTACTACGCCGGTGCCAATGCCATGATCATCCAGGAAGCCATGGTACGGGCGCAGGAAGAAGCAGCAGAGGTCCAAACCCACGCCGCAGAGGTCATGGAGCGTAGTGGCACGCCCTTTTCGACCGATATCGCCATCGCGCCGGTGGCCGATCTGGGCCGCCACGTGGCGCATCATGCGCGATTCTCGGATCTGGTGGTGCTCGGCAAACCCTACGGCGAAGGCATCGGCGTAGAGGCAGAGCCCGTGGTTGAAGCGGCCCTGTTTGAAGGACGCACCCCGGTTCTGGTGGTGCCGGATGACGCCGAGCCGATCACCCAGCCGAAAACCGTGCTGCTGGCTTGGAACGAAAGCATCGAGGCTATGACCGCGATCCGCAAAGCGCTGCCCTTCCTCGAAGGCGCCGAGGTGGCCCGCATCGTCGTCATCGACCCGCCGCAGCACAGCCCGGAACGGTCCGATCCCGGCGGGATGCTGGCGCAGATGCTCTCGCGCCATGGCGTAAAATGCGAAATCGACGTGCTCAGCAAGACGATGCCACGGGTTTCGGACATCCTGAACCGTCATGCCACCGATACCGGTGCGGATATGATCGTGATGGGCGCCTATGGCCACTCCCGTTTCCGCGAGGCGATTCTGGGCGGCGCGACCCGCAACATGCTGGAAAAAGCGACCGTTCCAGTCTTTATGGCCCACTGA
- a CDS encoding GlsB/YeaQ/YmgE family stress response membrane protein, whose product MHFESLIGMLIIGALAGWLSGKIMQGRGFGVIGNIIVGIVGAFLAGAIFPALGFAVGGGVLASVIHATIGAVILLFVIGLVRKAR is encoded by the coding sequence ATGCACTTCGAAAGTCTGATCGGAATGCTGATCATCGGCGCCTTGGCAGGTTGGCTGTCGGGCAAGATCATGCAGGGGCGCGGGTTTGGCGTCATTGGCAATATCATCGTGGGGATCGTTGGCGCCTTTCTGGCGGGGGCGATTTTCCCGGCTCTTGGTTTTGCCGTTGGTGGCGGGGTGCTGGCTTCGGTGATCCACGCCACCATCGGCGCGGTGATTCTATTGTTTGTCATAGGGTTGGTCCGAAAAGCACGCTGA
- the glyA gene encoding serine hydroxymethyltransferase, with product MTDPAKQRLAQRPWVPAACEAHVQEIAQQTAAATTERLSGRIDALIRRNAEIHDEECFNLNPATNVMNPAAEAVLSSGLGSRPSLGYPGDKYEMGLEAIEEIEVIAAELAAEVFQAAYAEVRVGSGALANLYGFMALTQPGDSIIAPPATVGGHVTHHEAGCAGLYGLKTHPAPVHADGYTVDLDGLRRMAHEVQPSLITIGGSLNLFPHPVAEVRAIADEVGAKVLFDAAHQCGIIAGGAWANPLQEGAHLMTMSTYKSLGGPAGGLIVSNDAAVAERLDAIAFPGMTANFDAAKTAALAVSLLDWIDYGPAYAKAMIDLAQALADELEKLGLPVFKGAGKATQSHQFAVEAAGFGGGQAASKTLRKAGFLACGIGLPIAEVPGDMNGLRIGTPELVRRGVTPADAPELAALIAQGLIGNDPAAVAPRTRAMRARFQGMHYVRA from the coding sequence ATGACTGATCCGGCAAAACAACGCCTTGCACAGCGCCCTTGGGTGCCAGCGGCCTGCGAGGCTCATGTGCAGGAGATTGCACAGCAGACTGCCGCTGCAACGACCGAGAGGCTGTCGGGGCGGATCGATGCGCTGATCCGACGCAATGCGGAAATCCACGATGAAGAGTGTTTCAACCTCAACCCAGCCACCAACGTGATGAACCCGGCTGCCGAGGCGGTGTTGTCATCCGGGCTCGGCAGTCGGCCGTCGCTGGGCTATCCTGGCGACAAATATGAAATGGGGCTGGAGGCCATTGAGGAGATCGAGGTGATCGCCGCCGAATTGGCCGCCGAGGTGTTTCAGGCGGCCTATGCCGAGGTTCGGGTCGGCTCCGGCGCGCTCGCCAATCTCTATGGTTTCATGGCTCTGACGCAGCCGGGGGACAGTATCATCGCGCCGCCCGCCACCGTGGGTGGACATGTGACGCACCATGAGGCGGGCTGTGCGGGGCTTTACGGGTTGAAAACACATCCGGCGCCAGTGCACGCGGATGGCTACACCGTGGATCTGGATGGCTTGCGCCGTATGGCGCATGAGGTGCAGCCAAGCCTGATCACCATCGGAGGCAGCCTGAACCTCTTTCCGCACCCGGTGGCAGAGGTCCGCGCCATCGCAGATGAGGTCGGCGCAAAGGTGCTGTTCGACGCGGCGCATCAATGCGGTATCATCGCGGGCGGCGCCTGGGCCAATCCACTACAGGAGGGCGCCCATCTGATGACGATGAGCACTTACAAGAGCCTTGGCGGACCGGCCGGGGGGCTGATTGTCAGCAATGACGCGGCGGTTGCTGAGCGGCTTGATGCCATCGCCTTTCCGGGGATGACGGCCAATTTTGACGCGGCCAAGACGGCGGCGCTGGCGGTCAGCCTTCTGGATTGGATCGACTATGGCCCCGCCTACGCAAAGGCTATGATCGACCTGGCGCAGGCGCTGGCGGATGAATTGGAAAAGCTTGGACTGCCGGTGTTCAAAGGCGCAGGAAAGGCAACCCAATCGCATCAGTTCGCGGTTGAAGCCGCTGGTTTCGGTGGTGGGCAGGCAGCATCCAAAACCCTGCGGAAAGCCGGGTTCCTGGCCTGTGGGATCGGCCTGCCAATTGCCGAGGTGCCGGGTGACATGAACGGTCTGCGCATCGGAACGCCCGAATTGGTGCGCCGGGGTGTCACGCCTGCGGATGCGCCGGAACTGGCGGCGCTGATCGCGCAGGGGCTGATCGGGAACGATCCCGCAGCCGTGGCACCGCGCACCCGCGCGATGCGGGCACGGTTCCAGGGCATGCATTACGTGCGGGCGTGA
- a CDS encoding LysR family transcriptional regulator, translating to MSVSPPRPRSLPLTALRAFEAAARLGSFAAAAQELGVTPGAVSAHIKTLEDALGAPLFHRRAKAVELTAPGARALPEFTAAFDQLARAVQTLRDEAAPAVVHIATLPSVAQFWLSPRLPALRQAMPEVAISVTALETPPNLKRTPYDLCLFFDPSQGQPVERDVIFPVCAPNLAAQLSRPEDLRNVPCLTDTTWDRDWMHWLAAVDLSEKVTPRGPVYSLYALAVEETLNGAGVLIGHAALLAPLLQSGRLVAPFATKVTLPDALRLWRLPGRGSAAAVNQVAEWLKSSAGEEILQS from the coding sequence ATGAGCGTCTCTCCGCCCCGTCCCAGATCCCTGCCCCTGACCGCCTTGCGCGCCTTCGAGGCTGCTGCCCGGCTCGGTAGTTTTGCCGCCGCAGCGCAGGAGCTTGGCGTCACGCCAGGGGCGGTATCGGCGCATATCAAGACGCTGGAAGATGCGCTTGGGGCGCCGCTGTTTCATCGCCGGGCCAAGGCAGTGGAGCTGACCGCGCCGGGCGCGCGTGCCCTGCCCGAATTTACCGCCGCCTTTGATCAGCTGGCCAGGGCGGTGCAAACCCTGCGGGATGAAGCAGCCCCGGCGGTAGTGCATATCGCAACCCTACCCTCGGTCGCGCAGTTCTGGTTGTCCCCACGTTTGCCCGCCCTGCGGCAGGCCATGCCCGAGGTTGCCATTTCGGTCACCGCGCTGGAAACACCGCCCAACCTGAAACGCACGCCTTATGATCTGTGCCTGTTCTTCGACCCGTCGCAGGGGCAGCCAGTGGAACGAGATGTCATATTTCCAGTCTGTGCCCCCAATCTGGCCGCACAGCTTTCGCGGCCCGAGGATCTGCGAAATGTGCCCTGCCTGACTGACACCACATGGGACCGGGACTGGATGCATTGGCTGGCTGCAGTGGATCTCAGTGAGAAGGTGACGCCACGGGGACCGGTCTATTCGCTCTATGCCCTCGCGGTAGAGGAAACCCTGAACGGTGCCGGGGTGCTGATCGGCCACGCCGCCCTTTTGGCGCCTTTGCTGCAATCAGGACGGCTGGTTGCGCCCTTTGCCACCAAGGTTACACTGCCGGATGCCCTGCGCCTGTGGCGCCTGCCCGGCCGGGGCTCGGCAGCTGCAGTCAATCAGGTGGCGGAGTGGCTGAAAAGCAGCGCTGGAGAAGAGATCTTGCAAAGCTGA
- the fnrL gene encoding transcriptional regulator FnrL, which produces MTAPTISSFNCGDCPIRHRAVCARCDSDELEELDAIKYYRTYEAGRPIIWSGDSMNFVGSVVSGIATLTQTMEDGRTQMVGLLLPSDFVGRPGRDGAAYNVVATTEVVMCCFRKKPFEELMARTPHIAHRLLEMTLDELDAAREWMLVLGRKTAREKIASLLSIIARRDASLTPAGAKDRMVFDLPLTREAMADYLGLTLETVSRQMSALKKDGVIELEGKRHVTVPDMGRLLEEAGDDSDGGFLG; this is translated from the coding sequence ATGACAGCCCCCACGATTTCATCTTTCAACTGTGGTGATTGCCCGATCAGGCATCGCGCGGTCTGTGCGCGCTGCGATTCGGATGAATTGGAAGAGTTGGATGCCATCAAATACTACCGGACCTATGAGGCGGGGCGCCCGATTATCTGGTCCGGCGACTCGATGAATTTTGTCGGTTCGGTGGTTTCCGGCATCGCGACCCTGACCCAGACAATGGAAGATGGTCGTACCCAGATGGTCGGTCTTCTCCTGCCCAGCGATTTTGTCGGACGCCCCGGGCGCGATGGCGCGGCCTATAACGTGGTCGCCACAACCGAAGTGGTGATGTGCTGTTTCCGCAAGAAACCCTTTGAAGAACTGATGGCGCGTACGCCACATATCGCGCACCGCCTGCTTGAAATGACGCTGGATGAACTGGACGCCGCGCGGGAATGGATGCTGGTACTGGGCCGCAAGACTGCCCGGGAAAAGATCGCCAGCCTGCTATCGATCATTGCCCGCCGGGATGCGTCTCTGACTCCCGCAGGAGCGAAGGATCGGATGGTGTTTGATCTGCCGCTCACGCGGGAGGCAATGGCAGACTACCTTGGCCTGACCCTTGAAACCGTCAGCCGCCAGATGTCGGCGCTGAAAAAGGACGGCGTGATCGAGCTCGAAGGCAAGCGGCACGTGACCGTGCCCGACATGGGGCGCCTGCTGGAAGAAGCGGGCGACGATAGTGACGGTGGTTTCCTCGGCTGA